The Salegentibacter mishustinae genome includes a window with the following:
- a CDS encoding MFS transporter, producing the protein MENPNSNKPLKTIFAPLAMAAGLIFFQAYMIAPLIPKLATIFNVSEQRIGLIVPAYMLAYGVSVLFYGFISDKFGRKRILQISLLAFIVLTAITALVQSASQLILLRLLTGLGASGVVPMSLALVGDMFKPSERGRPLGLLFAAMEGGMALGSTAGVMLEPYTGWRMLFLATALLAALALWIQVARMGWKQEPHKSNRTSFKKMVGGFYRLLAFPRGLRTYLFVFWNGIFHSGIYTWLGVYFVQKYDLGPIEIGLAILGYGLPGFFFGSLIGRAADRRGRYPIILTGLATAAIATASLALEIPVLVAALAVTLISLGYDLTQPLFAGIVTELGGKTKGGQAMGLNVFALFTGFGLGSLLFGELLKLGLDQALIIFAVVQAVFTIVAAKLLQTEMKLSIK; encoded by the coding sequence ATGGAAAATCCCAATTCAAATAAACCCTTAAAAACCATTTTTGCTCCCCTGGCCATGGCAGCGGGCTTAATATTTTTTCAGGCGTATATGATAGCGCCACTTATTCCTAAACTGGCAACTATTTTTAATGTATCAGAACAGCGGATTGGTCTTATAGTACCAGCTTATATGCTGGCTTACGGAGTTTCAGTCCTGTTTTATGGTTTCATATCCGATAAATTTGGAAGAAAACGCATACTTCAAATATCCCTACTGGCTTTTATTGTATTAACAGCGATAACCGCCCTGGTGCAATCTGCTTCACAACTCATCCTGTTACGATTGCTAACGGGTTTAGGGGCAAGCGGTGTGGTGCCAATGTCCCTGGCACTTGTAGGAGATATGTTCAAACCTTCAGAGAGAGGGAGACCCCTGGGACTTTTATTTGCCGCTATGGAAGGGGGAATGGCTTTAGGTTCTACCGCCGGGGTAATGTTGGAACCTTATACAGGCTGGCGTATGTTATTTTTGGCAACTGCCCTCTTGGCCGCTTTGGCTTTGTGGATACAAGTAGCCCGAATGGGCTGGAAACAGGAACCTCATAAATCCAATCGTACTTCATTCAAAAAAATGGTAGGTGGGTTTTACAGGCTACTTGCTTTCCCACGCGGGTTAAGGACCTATTTATTTGTATTCTGGAATGGGATCTTCCATTCAGGTATTTATACCTGGTTAGGGGTCTATTTTGTACAAAAGTATGATCTGGGGCCAATAGAAATTGGTTTGGCCATTCTGGGTTATGGCCTGCCAGGATTTTTCTTTGGTTCCCTTATAGGGCGCGCAGCCGATCGCAGGGGGCGATATCCTATTATTTTAACAGGCTTGGCAACAGCGGCCATAGCAACAGCCAGTCTCGCCCTGGAAATACCCGTTCTTGTCGCGGCCCTTGCAGTCACCTTGATCTCTTTGGGATACGACCTCACTCAACCTCTATTTGCAGGTATAGTAACCGAATTGGGTGGTAAAACAAAGGGAGGCCAGGCCATGGGACTGAATGTTTTTGCATTGTTTACCGGCTTTGGCCTTGGGAGCTTATTGTTTGGGGAATTATTGAAATTAGGATTAGATCAGGCGTTAATTATTTTTGCGGTTGTACAGGCAGTATTTACGATTGTAGCCGCAAAACTTTTGCAGACAGAAATGAAATTATCAATAAAATGA
- a CDS encoding nuclear transport factor 2-like protein yields MRTTEEVLKDHLELSKKGSIEEDLHRNFSKNLILLTTHGIDKGHEGLRELNKMLIKDFPEAEFNYINFLFEDEIAFLEWTAYSDSSQIDDGADSYIVREGLIIAQTIHYTIRKKK; encoded by the coding sequence ATGAGAACTACAGAAGAAGTATTAAAAGATCATCTGGAACTTTCTAAAAAGGGATCTATAGAAGAGGACCTGCATAGAAACTTTTCCAAAAATTTGATCCTTCTTACTACGCATGGTATTGATAAAGGACATGAAGGACTAAGGGAATTAAATAAAATGCTGATAAAGGATTTCCCCGAAGCGGAGTTTAACTATATCAATTTTCTTTTTGAAGATGAAATAGCTTTTCTGGAATGGACTGCATATTCAGACAGTTCACAAATAGATGACGGAGCAGATTCCTACATAGTGCGCGAGGGGCTGATAATTGCCCAGACCATTCATTATACTATCCGAAAGAAAAAATGA
- a CDS encoding heavy-metal-associated domain-containing protein, translating into MIGLHKELFAVLLTGTTLAFSGNTASAMDQKNENQIEFKIQKEMTEKILHLKIKGMHCQSGCANGIDSMLKEQKGIIKSETSFDKSSSIIEYDPKQISEEKILSLIKDRGFEVEVVTEKGASVNG; encoded by the coding sequence ATGATAGGTTTACATAAAGAATTATTCGCGGTATTGTTAACCGGAACGACCCTTGCGTTTTCTGGAAATACCGCTAGCGCTATGGATCAGAAAAATGAAAATCAAATTGAATTTAAAATCCAAAAGGAGATGACGGAAAAAATCTTACACTTAAAAATTAAAGGCATGCATTGCCAGTCCGGTTGTGCTAATGGTATCGATTCAATGTTGAAGGAGCAAAAAGGCATTATTAAAAGTGAAACAAGCTTTGATAAAAGCTCCTCGATAATTGAATATGATCCAAAGCAGATTTCAGAAGAAAAGATACTCTCCCTTATCAAAGACCGTGGGTTTGAAGTGGAAGTTGTAACCGAAAAGGGGGCTTCTGTAAACGGATAG